In Neorhizobium sp. NCHU2750, a single genomic region encodes these proteins:
- a CDS encoding phage portal protein: MKSPFRLPWPATGERKTVPDREAMAGHMPVTDVKMAAGAGSAFAVLSGEGTAHWSGRSYAALARAGFMRNPVAHRAMRMVAEAAAAVPWLAYRGTQEVVDHPALALLSRPNGRQGGPDFFEALYGHLLLSGNAYVEPLAIGGTLRELHLLRPDRVSVVEGRDGWIAAYDYRAGATTRRLPAEVDDGRLALLHLKLFHPLDDHSGFSPLVAAGAALDLSNAAAGWNKALLDNSARPSGALVYQPKDGGNLSADQYQRLKEELEAGYAGAVNAGRPLLLEGGLDWKAMGLSPKDMDFIEAKNGAARDIALALGVPPMLIGIPGDNTYANYQEANRAFYRLTVLPLIARTAASFSAWLSEMHDGLRLEPDLDRIAGLSGEREALWARVGSAAFLTDEEKRQAVGY, from the coding sequence ATGAAATCTCCCTTTCGCCTGCCGTGGCCTGCCACGGGGGAACGCAAAACCGTGCCTGATCGTGAGGCGATGGCAGGCCACATGCCGGTGACGGATGTGAAGATGGCAGCAGGGGCGGGGTCCGCCTTCGCCGTGCTTTCGGGCGAAGGGACGGCGCACTGGTCGGGCCGCTCCTATGCGGCGCTGGCCAGGGCCGGCTTCATGAGGAACCCCGTCGCCCACCGGGCGATGCGCATGGTCGCCGAGGCCGCCGCCGCCGTGCCGTGGCTCGCCTATCGGGGCACGCAGGAAGTGGTCGACCATCCGGCGCTTGCGCTGCTCTCCCGGCCGAACGGGCGACAGGGCGGCCCGGATTTCTTCGAGGCGCTTTACGGCCACCTGCTTCTGTCGGGCAATGCCTATGTCGAGCCGCTGGCGATCGGCGGCACGCTGCGCGAACTGCATCTGCTGCGGCCCGACCGGGTGAGTGTCGTCGAGGGTCGCGACGGCTGGATTGCGGCCTATGACTATCGTGCCGGCGCAACCACGCGAAGGCTGCCGGCAGAGGTGGATGACGGCCGGCTTGCGCTGCTGCATCTGAAACTGTTTCACCCGCTCGACGATCATTCCGGCTTCTCGCCGCTTGTCGCAGCCGGTGCGGCCCTCGACCTCTCCAATGCCGCCGCAGGCTGGAACAAGGCGCTGCTCGACAATTCCGCAAGGCCGTCCGGCGCGCTCGTCTACCAGCCGAAGGATGGCGGCAATCTCTCTGCCGACCAGTATCAGCGGCTGAAGGAGGAGCTGGAGGCCGGTTATGCCGGTGCCGTCAATGCCGGCCGGCCGCTCCTGCTCGAAGGCGGGCTCGACTGGAAGGCGATGGGCCTTTCGCCGAAGGACATGGATTTCATCGAGGCGAAGAACGGGGCTGCCCGCGATATCGCCCTGGCGCTCGGCGTGCCGCCCATGCTGATCGGCATTCCCGGCGACAATACCTATGCCAACTACCAGGAGGCCAACCGCGCCTTCTACCGCCTGACCGTCCTGCCGTTGATCGCCCGCACGGCGGCAAGCTTTTCCGCCTGGCTGTCGGAGATGCATGACGGCCTGCGGCTGGAACCGGATCTCGACCGGATCGCCGGCCTGTCCGGCGAGCGCGAGGCGCTCTGGGCCCGTGTCGGCTCAGCCGCCTTCCTCACCGACGAGGAAAAGCGCCAGGCGGTGGGCTATTGA
- a CDS encoding phage tail tape measure protein, with protein sequence MANDDTTASETLSTASDLSGVMADLEARSQRFGAALTGALKSATTGGKGLDDVLKGLANRLADITLSAGLKPLESLLGNAVGSLIGSVTPFADGGVVRTPSYFPMDGGTGLMGEAGAEAILPLKRGPDGALGVATAEGGGSSQIVFNVTATDAASFRKSEGQISAMLARSVMRGRRGL encoded by the coding sequence ATGGCAAACGACGATACGACAGCGTCCGAAACGCTATCGACCGCAAGCGATCTGTCCGGCGTGATGGCCGATCTCGAGGCGCGGTCGCAGCGTTTCGGCGCAGCACTCACCGGCGCGCTGAAATCGGCCACCACCGGCGGCAAGGGGCTGGACGACGTGTTGAAGGGGCTGGCGAACCGGCTGGCCGACATCACCCTTTCGGCAGGCCTGAAGCCGCTCGAAAGCCTGCTCGGCAATGCCGTCGGCTCGCTTATCGGATCGGTGACGCCCTTTGCCGATGGCGGGGTGGTGCGCACGCCGAGCTATTTTCCCATGGATGGCGGAACCGGCCTGATGGGCGAAGCGGGCGCTGAGGCGATCCTGCCCCTGAAGCGCGGCCCGGACGGCGCGCTCGGCGTGGCAACGGCCGAAGGCGGTGGGTCGTCCCAGATCGTCTTCAACGTTACGGCGACCGATGCTGCGAGCTTCAGGAAAAGCGAGGGCCAGATCTCGGCCATGCTCGCCCGCAGCGTCATGCGCGGGCGCAGAGGGTTGTGA
- a CDS encoding HK97 family phage prohead protease, which produces MRSTKTRSPSHRALRPDARKFASLELAGITGDGMFSGYASVFGEVDLGKDRIERGAFLNSLVSRGAPGVRMLYQHDPNEPIGAWKTIREDARGLYVEGVLAPGVGRSREVFSLMKSGALDGLSIGFRTVKARTDAKTGVRRILEADLWEISVVTFPMLPSARVSDVKHARFFRDRETELVHQMRRAAKMMWTSSLKGRSI; this is translated from the coding sequence ATGCGCTCCACTAAGACGCGCAGCCCCTCGCACCGGGCACTCCGCCCCGATGCACGCAAATTCGCCAGCCTGGAACTTGCCGGCATCACCGGCGACGGGATGTTTTCCGGCTATGCCAGCGTCTTCGGCGAGGTCGATCTCGGCAAGGACAGGATCGAGCGCGGCGCATTTCTGAACTCGCTCGTCTCCCGCGGCGCGCCCGGTGTGCGGATGCTCTACCAGCACGATCCGAACGAACCGATCGGCGCCTGGAAGACGATCCGGGAGGATGCCCGAGGCCTCTATGTCGAGGGCGTGCTGGCACCGGGCGTCGGCCGCTCCCGCGAGGTCTTCTCGCTGATGAAATCCGGCGCTCTGGATGGGCTGTCGATCGGCTTTCGCACGGTCAAGGCCCGCACCGATGCGAAGACCGGTGTCAGGCGCATCCTCGAAGCCGACCTCTGGGAAATCTCCGTCGTGACCTTTCCGATGCTGCCATCGGCCAGGGTCTCCGACGTCAAGCATGCGCGGTTCTTCCGCGACCGCGAAACCGAACTCGTCCACCAGATGCGGCGGGCGGCGAAGATGATGTGGACCTCAAGCCTCAAGGGAAGATCGATATGA
- a CDS encoding phage major tail protein, TP901-1 family, with translation MTAQKGRDLLLKIDDGGTFVTVAGLRSKRLAFNAETVDITDAESAGRWRELLGGAGVQRASLTGAGIFKDQASDAMVRAAFFSSAILGWQVLVPDFGMISGPFQVTALEYSGEHDGEVRFELALESAGALTFGAL, from the coding sequence ATGACAGCGCAAAAGGGCAGGGACCTGCTTTTGAAGATCGATGACGGTGGCACATTCGTGACGGTGGCCGGGCTGCGCTCGAAACGGCTCGCCTTCAATGCCGAGACGGTCGACATAACCGATGCCGAAAGCGCCGGGCGCTGGCGCGAACTGCTCGGTGGGGCGGGCGTGCAGCGGGCATCGCTGACCGGCGCCGGCATTTTCAAGGACCAGGCGAGTGACGCGATGGTGCGCGCCGCCTTCTTTTCCTCCGCCATCCTCGGCTGGCAGGTTCTTGTGCCGGATTTCGGCATGATCAGCGGGCCGTTCCAGGTGACGGCACTCGAATATTCCGGCGAGCATGATGGCGAAGTGCGCTTCGAGCTGGCGCTCGAATCGGCCGGCGCCCTGACATTCGGAGCGCTGTGA
- a CDS encoding DUF3168 domain-containing protein: MTETRTAAISLLQAVHARLAGDAGLVAMLGPGGIHDRLLPRPKLPAVVIGELETRDLSTSTEAAEEHFLTLEVWTEGEGRRGAQEIAAKTIALLDDADLALDGAVLVSLLRTVTRARREPKTRNYLVEIRFRAVTE, from the coding sequence ATGACGGAAACCCGCACGGCAGCCATCTCTCTGCTGCAGGCCGTTCATGCGCGGCTTGCCGGCGATGCCGGGCTTGTCGCCATGCTCGGGCCGGGCGGCATTCATGACCGGCTTCTGCCGCGGCCGAAACTGCCGGCAGTGGTGATTGGCGAACTCGAGACCCGCGATCTCTCCACCTCGACCGAGGCGGCCGAGGAGCATTTTTTGACGCTGGAGGTCTGGACGGAGGGTGAGGGGCGAAGAGGGGCGCAGGAGATTGCCGCCAAAACCATCGCCTTGCTCGACGATGCGGATCTTGCGCTTGATGGCGCGGTTCTGGTCAGTCTGCTGCGCACGGTCACGCGCGCGCGGCGGGAGCCGAAGACACGCAATTATCTGGTAGAAATCCGCTTCAGGGCGGTAACGGAATAG
- a CDS encoding MFS transporter: MSFSLSSFRTVSVLAVGQLLGWGTTFEAVGAIGRKLAPDLGLPNEIVFAGLSVMMVTSALASPLTGRMLDRMGASRVLSIGTLFFALGLCVLASAQGVISYVVAWTILGLGGAFCLNAPAFTAVVEREGYEGKRTITILMLFTGLSPSIAWPLLNLSHDMIGWRTTFLCGAALQIFVCLPLYLFGLPKATAFTRSGTSADIAPVPLTPAGKKLAFVLVAMATAIASFVTFGLSPSLQEVLRQSGATPELALQLAAARGVLGISARGFDMALGKRGNPFLTSVTGMSLMIASFACLFFLPPSGFKLYAFITLYGFGAGILVVARALLPLALFSPREYGRQASRLMLPQNIANAAAPILFTALLDRTGVGIVLAISIALAFIAFASIITLISLVRKARAEERRAGNTAIPLPP; encoded by the coding sequence ATGAGCTTTTCCCTCAGTTCGTTCAGAACCGTCAGCGTGCTTGCCGTGGGGCAATTGCTGGGCTGGGGCACGACCTTCGAGGCGGTGGGCGCGATCGGCCGCAAGCTTGCCCCGGATCTCGGCCTGCCGAACGAGATCGTCTTTGCCGGCCTCTCGGTGATGATGGTGACGAGCGCGCTCGCAAGCCCGCTCACCGGACGGATGCTCGACCGGATGGGAGCGTCGCGCGTGCTTTCGATCGGCACGCTGTTCTTCGCGCTGGGCCTTTGCGTGCTTGCCAGCGCGCAAGGCGTGATCAGCTATGTCGTCGCCTGGACCATTCTCGGGCTCGGCGGCGCCTTCTGCCTCAATGCGCCGGCATTCACGGCGGTGGTCGAGCGCGAGGGATATGAAGGCAAGCGGACGATCACGATATTGATGCTGTTTACCGGTCTTTCGCCCAGCATTGCCTGGCCGCTGCTCAACCTGTCGCATGACATGATCGGCTGGCGGACGACATTTCTCTGCGGCGCGGCACTGCAGATCTTCGTCTGCCTGCCGCTTTATCTCTTCGGCCTGCCGAAGGCGACCGCGTTTACCCGGAGCGGGACGAGCGCCGATATTGCTCCCGTGCCGCTGACGCCGGCGGGCAAGAAGCTCGCCTTCGTGCTGGTTGCGATGGCGACTGCGATCGCCTCCTTCGTCACGTTCGGCCTGTCGCCGTCGCTGCAGGAAGTGCTGCGCCAGTCGGGCGCAACGCCGGAACTTGCGCTGCAGCTTGCGGCGGCCCGCGGCGTGCTCGGTATTTCGGCACGCGGTTTCGACATGGCGCTCGGCAAGCGCGGCAACCCGTTCCTCACCTCGGTGACGGGGATGAGCCTGATGATCGCAAGCTTTGCCTGCCTGTTCTTCCTGCCGCCCTCCGGCTTCAAGCTCTATGCCTTCATCACGCTTTACGGCTTCGGCGCCGGCATTCTCGTCGTCGCCCGCGCACTTCTGCCGCTGGCACTGTTTTCGCCGCGGGAATACGGGCGCCAGGCCTCGCGGCTGATGCTGCCGCAGAATATCGCCAATGCGGCGGCACCGATCCTGTTCACCGCACTTCTCGACAGGACCGGGGTGGGGATCGTGCTTGCCATCTCCATCGCGCTCGCCTTCATCGCCTTTGCCTCGATCATCACGCTGATCTCGCTGGTCCGCAAAGCCAGAGCGGAAGAGCGGCGCGCAGGCAACACGGCTATTCCGTTACCGCCCTGA
- a CDS encoding Dabb family protein codes for MIRHIVFFTATPENLEEVRAGLSMLTANPHATLLEIGTNVKTDQWGTEIDLIVYGEFEDEAALAAYKAHPIYNKSTETVRPIREVRIAADFDSDKAVKTPLK; via the coding sequence ATGATCCGCCATATCGTGTTTTTCACGGCCACGCCCGAAAATCTCGAAGAGGTTCGGGCAGGGCTTTCGATGCTGACCGCAAACCCGCATGCGACGCTGCTCGAGATCGGCACCAATGTGAAGACCGACCAGTGGGGCACCGAGATCGACCTCATCGTCTATGGCGAATTCGAGGATGAAGCGGCACTCGCCGCCTACAAGGCGCACCCGATCTACAACAAGTCGACCGAGACGGTGCGGCCGATCCGCGAAGTCAGGATTGCCGCCGATTTCGACAGCGACAAGGCGGTCAAGACGCCGCTCAAATAA
- a CDS encoding DUF6107 family protein yields the protein MADLGQDPGAFLGVWAAKTAGAFAGAGVSLIYLLPKSRREAASRFSTGMTCGLIFGGPTGLWLAERLGLAGMISGPETMLAGSAAASLCAWWALGALSRVAERYGGRR from the coding sequence ATGGCTGACCTCGGACAGGATCCGGGCGCGTTCCTTGGCGTCTGGGCGGCAAAGACGGCAGGCGCCTTCGCAGGTGCCGGCGTGTCGCTGATCTATCTTCTGCCGAAGAGCCGTCGCGAGGCGGCAAGCCGCTTTTCGACCGGCATGACCTGCGGCCTGATCTTCGGCGGCCCGACGGGCTTGTGGCTCGCCGAACGGCTCGGCCTTGCCGGCATGATCTCCGGGCCTGAGACGATGCTCGCCGGTTCGGCCGCCGCAAGCCTTTGCGCCTGGTGGGCGCTCGGCGCGCTGTCGCGGGTGGCGGAACGCTACGGGGGCAGGCGGTAA
- a CDS encoding terminase family protein has translation MLQQHEGEMTAIDEVLQRQRNALAAGAFSSTDNPRQEKPLVEEKPLDDKPPLRPVAEGDAGWVPHAPRLQRLWSLNGRDEQKPPSGDWRTWLIMGGRGSGKTRAGAEWVHALASEGARSSLRIALVAETLGDAREVMIDGVSGICRIARSKCPDFEISRRRLVWPNGAVAQIFSSEDPEALRGPQFHFAWCDELGKWKHAEETFDMLQFGLRLGRDPRQLVTTTPRPVPVLKRLIADPSTRLVKIATGGNRNNLAPGFIEALERRYGGTRLGRQELDGEMIDDRDDALWKRAEIEACTIRLVPALRRIVVAVDPPSGMGEYSCCGIVVAGIDGDGRAVVLADRSVEGASPAGWAKAVVDAYRQFEADRVVAEGNQGGEMVAAMLRSVEVALPITMVHATRGKFTRAEPVAALYEQRRVAHAGRFVELEDQMCDFGPDGLSSGRSPDRLDALVWALTALVLEGQGEPRVRGL, from the coding sequence ATGCTGCAGCAGCATGAGGGCGAGATGACGGCCATAGATGAAGTCTTGCAGCGGCAACGCAATGCCTTGGCGGCGGGCGCCTTCAGCAGCACCGACAATCCGCGGCAAGAGAAACCACTGGTGGAGGAGAAACCACTGGACGACAAGCCGCCATTGCGGCCCGTCGCCGAGGGGGATGCCGGATGGGTGCCGCACGCTCCCCGCCTTCAGCGTCTCTGGTCTCTCAACGGCCGCGACGAGCAAAAGCCGCCTTCCGGCGACTGGCGCACGTGGCTGATCATGGGCGGGCGCGGTTCGGGCAAGACGCGGGCCGGCGCCGAATGGGTGCATGCGCTTGCCTCTGAGGGCGCACGTTCTTCGCTGAGAATCGCGCTGGTGGCCGAGACGCTCGGCGATGCCCGCGAGGTGATGATCGACGGTGTCTCCGGCATCTGCCGCATCGCCCGCAGCAAATGCCCGGATTTCGAGATATCGCGGCGCAGGCTCGTCTGGCCGAATGGCGCGGTGGCGCAGATCTTTTCCTCCGAAGACCCGGAGGCGCTGCGCGGCCCGCAATTTCACTTCGCCTGGTGCGATGAACTGGGCAAATGGAAACATGCCGAAGAGACGTTCGACATGCTGCAGTTCGGCCTGCGCTTGGGCCGCGATCCGAGGCAGCTGGTGACGACGACGCCGCGGCCGGTGCCGGTCCTGAAGCGGCTGATCGCCGACCCTTCGACCCGGCTGGTAAAAATTGCGACCGGCGGCAACCGCAACAATCTGGCGCCGGGCTTCATCGAGGCGCTCGAAAGGCGCTATGGCGGCACAAGGCTGGGAAGGCAGGAACTCGACGGTGAAATGATCGACGACCGCGACGACGCGCTGTGGAAGCGGGCCGAGATCGAGGCCTGCACCATCCGCCTCGTTCCGGCCTTGCGGCGCATCGTCGTGGCGGTCGATCCGCCATCGGGCATGGGAGAATATTCCTGTTGCGGCATCGTGGTGGCCGGCATCGATGGCGATGGCCGCGCTGTGGTTCTGGCCGACCGCTCGGTGGAAGGCGCATCACCTGCCGGCTGGGCAAAAGCGGTGGTCGATGCCTACAGGCAGTTCGAGGCCGACCGGGTGGTGGCGGAAGGCAACCAGGGCGGCGAGATGGTGGCGGCGATGTTGAGAAGCGTCGAGGTGGCGCTGCCGATCACCATGGTCCATGCCACGCGCGGAAAATTCACCCGCGCCGAACCTGTGGCCGCACTTTACGAGCAACGGCGCGTCGCCCATGCCGGGCGGTTCGTCGAACTGGAAGACCAGATGTGCGATTTCGGCCCGGATGGCCTCTCGTCAGGCCGCTCTCCCGACCGGCTGGATGCGCTCGTCTGGGCATTGACGGCGCTGGTCCTGGAAGGGCAGGGCGAGCCGCGGGTGAGGGGCTTGTAG
- a CDS encoding rcc01693 family protein, which produces MHVGFCLLRLSSRDLWALTPTEFAAMAGSLKPRGEATNRAGLDALMRAFPDGA; this is translated from the coding sequence ATGCATGTCGGCTTCTGCCTGCTGCGGCTGTCCTCACGGGATTTATGGGCGCTGACGCCCACCGAATTCGCCGCCATGGCCGGCAGTTTGAAGCCGCGCGGCGAGGCGACGAACAGGGCAGGCCTCGATGCGCTGATGCGGGCGTTTCCGGATGGGGCATGA
- a CDS encoding phage major capsid protein codes for MSEQAMKAAPAKVAPEVKAVPETMTAAFDDFMEAFEAFKDVNDQRLGEIEQKLTADVVTRDKVDRINRAIDDQKKLLDQLVLKKARPQLGSFRGGMGGGMGGELSPEAVEHKAAFDAYIRRGDEAGLRDLEAKAMSAGSGADGGYLVPDETDTEIGRRVSVVSPMRALSSVRTVSTSVLKKPFNTAGLATGWVAETAARPQTNAPQLAELSFPTMELYAMPAATQALLDDAAVDIEAWIAGEVDIVFAEQEGDAFIRGDGINKPKGFLAYTAVADDGWSWGNLGYIATGAAGAWKSTGPSDTLVDVIYALKAGHRQNGTFMLNRKVQADIRKFKDADGNYLWRPPATAGQPASLMGFPVAEAEEMPDVAAGSLSIAFGDFRSGYLVVDRAGVRILRDPYSAKPYVLFYTTKRVGGGVQNFEAIKLVKFAAS; via the coding sequence ATGAGTGAACAGGCAATGAAAGCGGCACCGGCCAAGGTCGCACCTGAAGTGAAGGCAGTGCCGGAAACCATGACGGCCGCCTTCGACGACTTCATGGAGGCGTTCGAGGCCTTCAAGGATGTTAATGACCAGCGGCTCGGCGAGATCGAGCAGAAACTCACAGCCGATGTCGTCACTCGCGACAAGGTCGACCGCATCAACCGGGCCATCGACGACCAGAAGAAGCTTCTCGACCAGCTGGTGCTGAAAAAGGCCCGGCCGCAGCTCGGCTCTTTCCGTGGCGGCATGGGGGGCGGCATGGGTGGTGAATTGTCGCCGGAGGCGGTCGAGCACAAGGCGGCCTTCGACGCCTATATCCGCCGCGGCGACGAGGCGGGCCTGCGCGATCTGGAAGCCAAGGCGATGTCGGCGGGTTCCGGCGCCGATGGCGGCTATCTGGTGCCCGACGAGACCGATACGGAAATCGGCCGGCGCGTCTCGGTCGTCTCGCCGATGCGGGCGCTGTCTTCCGTGCGCACCGTCTCGACCTCCGTGTTGAAGAAGCCGTTCAACACGGCGGGCCTTGCCACCGGCTGGGTGGCGGAAACGGCGGCCCGCCCGCAGACCAATGCGCCGCAGCTTGCCGAACTCTCCTTCCCGACCATGGAACTCTATGCCATGCCGGCGGCAACCCAGGCGCTGCTCGACGATGCCGCGGTCGATATCGAGGCCTGGATCGCCGGCGAGGTGGATATCGTCTTTGCCGAACAGGAGGGCGATGCCTTCATCCGTGGCGACGGCATCAACAAGCCGAAGGGCTTTCTCGCCTATACCGCTGTCGCCGACGATGGCTGGAGCTGGGGCAATCTCGGCTATATCGCCACCGGTGCGGCGGGCGCATGGAAATCGACCGGTCCCTCCGACACGCTGGTCGATGTCATCTATGCGCTGAAGGCCGGCCACCGGCAGAACGGCACCTTCATGCTGAACCGCAAGGTCCAGGCCGATATCCGCAAGTTCAAGGATGCCGATGGCAACTATCTCTGGCGCCCGCCGGCCACAGCCGGCCAGCCCGCCTCGCTGATGGGTTTCCCGGTGGCGGAAGCCGAAGAAATGCCGGATGTGGCGGCGGGTTCGCTGTCGATCGCCTTCGGTGACTTCCGCTCCGGCTACCTCGTCGTCGACCGGGCCGGTGTCCGCATCCTGCGCGATCCCTATTCGGCCAAGCCCTATGTGCTGTTCTACACCACCAAGCGCGTCGGCGGCGGGGTGCAGAATTTCGAGGCGATCAAGCTGGTGAAGTTCGCCGCGAGCTGA
- a CDS encoding type II toxin-antitoxin system RelE/ParE family toxin, with amino-acid sequence MKTRISDRALAYLKREQGYLAKFDRRVALAVVQQIRAAVKLIGEYPQIGPPVDGTEGVRRYVSAPYQIDYQEDEAGIMVVAIRHGRQVPRDVELEYPQFKLD; translated from the coding sequence ATGAAAACCAGGATCTCGGATCGAGCCTTGGCCTATCTCAAACGGGAGCAGGGCTATCTGGCAAAATTCGATAGGCGCGTCGCACTGGCCGTCGTCCAGCAGATCAGGGCTGCGGTCAAGTTGATCGGTGAATACCCACAGATCGGGCCGCCAGTAGATGGGACCGAAGGCGTTCGGCGCTATGTTTCAGCGCCCTATCAGATCGACTATCAGGAAGACGAGGCAGGCATCATGGTGGTCGCTATTCGTCATGGCCGTCAGGTACCGAGAGACGTGGAGCTCGAATATCCGCAGTTCAAACTCGATTGA
- a CDS encoding phage head closure protein: MMVVFFDPGQMTARLTLEDQLAEPDGQGGATLAWTEIAALWAKVEPVSSLVVDRAGGEIGTITHRIWVAFRSDITAGRRFRKGARLFAVKLVGDPDETGRYLTCLCEENAP; the protein is encoded by the coding sequence CTGATGGTGGTGTTTTTCGATCCGGGCCAGATGACGGCCCGGCTCACGCTCGAAGACCAACTCGCCGAACCGGATGGGCAGGGCGGTGCGACGTTGGCCTGGACCGAGATCGCCGCCCTTTGGGCCAAGGTCGAGCCGGTCTCGTCCCTGGTTGTCGATCGGGCTGGCGGCGAGATCGGCACAATCACCCATCGCATCTGGGTGGCGTTCCGAAGCGACATCACGGCCGGCCGGCGGTTTCGCAAGGGCGCCCGGCTGTTTGCGGTCAAGCTGGTTGGCGACCCGGATGAAACCGGCCGCTACCTGACCTGCCTTTGCGAGGAGAACGCGCCATGA
- a CDS encoding gene transfer agent family protein, producing MAGREIGGSRANRRRGEVEAFLDGERRILCLTLGALAELETAFAVDDLSGLAARFSSGRLKAADMIRIIGAGLRGGGNLLSDDEVAAMSADGGLLTYAGIIGELLTATFGGEEGQAGPNP from the coding sequence ATGGCGGGACGCGAGATAGGTGGCAGCCGTGCCAACCGAAGGCGCGGCGAGGTTGAGGCGTTTCTCGACGGCGAGCGGCGCATCCTCTGCCTGACGCTCGGCGCATTGGCCGAGCTGGAAACGGCCTTTGCCGTCGACGACCTGTCGGGACTGGCGGCCCGCTTCTCCTCCGGCAGGCTGAAGGCGGCCGACATGATCCGCATCATCGGCGCCGGCTTGCGCGGTGGCGGCAATCTCCTCTCCGACGACGAGGTGGCGGCAATGAGCGCCGATGGCGGGCTTTTGACCTATGCCGGCATCATCGGCGAGCTTCTGACGGCCACTTTCGGCGGAGAGGAAGGTCAGGCTGGGCCAAACCCTTGA
- a CDS encoding phage head-tail connector protein: protein MTYALITPPTAEPLTLAEVKAHLRLDGADEDALVLSLVRTARQFIERETGVCLIAQVWRLYLDRWPRDGVIRIFKSPVQAIQTIRVYGLDGVPVQVSLEDHLLDGEGRPARLWLKNTPVTGRTVNGIEIDFAAGYGEAGTDVPDTLKRAMLIHIGHMFAFRGVVSPDQQPAGLPEGYERLIAPFRMRRL, encoded by the coding sequence ATGACCTACGCCCTGATCACCCCGCCCACCGCGGAGCCGTTGACGCTTGCCGAGGTGAAGGCGCATCTGCGGCTCGATGGTGCCGACGAGGATGCGCTCGTCCTCTCGCTCGTCAGGACCGCCCGCCAGTTCATTGAGCGCGAGACGGGCGTCTGCCTGATCGCGCAGGTCTGGCGGCTCTATCTCGACCGCTGGCCGAGGGATGGCGTCATCCGCATCTTCAAATCACCGGTGCAAGCGATTCAAACCATTCGCGTTTACGGCCTCGATGGCGTGCCGGTTCAGGTATCGCTTGAAGATCATCTGCTGGATGGCGAGGGTCGCCCGGCGCGGCTGTGGCTTAAGAACACGCCGGTTACCGGCCGCACCGTCAACGGTATCGAGATCGATTTTGCCGCCGGCTATGGCGAGGCCGGGACGGATGTGCCCGATACGCTGAAACGGGCGATGCTCATCCATATCGGCCACATGTTCGCCTTCCGCGGCGTCGTCTCGCCCGACCAGCAGCCGGCAGGCCTTCCCGAAGGCTACGAGCGGCTGATTGCCCCCTTCCGCATGCGGAGGCTCTGA
- a CDS encoding ribbon-helix-helix protein, CopG family, with amino-acid sequence MVNRKDADQKSAEKKGADKPALSDPITLRVPQDILDDIEKIAETADRSRSWVIVRALKYYLINEGSDLLEIRQGLEDVKAGRVHDADEVFAELERLSREDAA; translated from the coding sequence ATGGTGAACAGGAAAGATGCGGACCAGAAAAGCGCCGAGAAGAAAGGCGCGGACAAGCCCGCACTGTCCGACCCGATCACGCTGCGCGTGCCGCAGGATATCCTCGACGATATCGAAAAGATCGCCGAAACCGCCGATCGCAGCCGCAGCTGGGTGATCGTGCGGGCGCTGAAATATTACCTCATTAATGAGGGAAGCGATCTGCTTGAGATTCGACAGGGCCTTGAGGATGTCAAGGCTGGCCGCGTTCATGATGCCGACGAGGTCTTCGCCGAGCTTGAGCGTCTTTCACGAGAAGATGCCGCCTGA